A genomic segment from Gemmatimonadaceae bacterium encodes:
- a CDS encoding PH domain-containing protein, translating to MAESVEHVGPDGEVRRLPAGERVLWQGAPDRRSLARFLLRERWLLAFVAFSFALGAAEALQHAEGAGARLVGVATLSAVMAAIAIVAVRIFAWLLQRTSKYVITDRRLYFNIGIVLRADANVPYTSIEGVDLLRHKDGSADLMVTLGESQEIPWLLLFPHMSWRGAKRGRPTFRGLRDADAAATAVVGALRACTAGGADAGATGATANAAPVAARTHLTAATPSPA from the coding sequence ATGGCGGAGAGCGTCGAGCATGTCGGGCCGGACGGGGAGGTGCGACGCCTCCCCGCCGGTGAACGTGTCCTCTGGCAGGGGGCGCCGGACCGGCGCTCGCTGGCCCGCTTCCTCCTGCGCGAGCGGTGGCTGCTGGCCTTCGTCGCGTTCTCGTTCGCCCTCGGGGCGGCCGAGGCGCTGCAGCATGCCGAGGGGGCGGGGGCGCGGCTGGTGGGCGTGGCGACGCTCAGCGCCGTCATGGCCGCGATTGCCATCGTCGCGGTGCGCATCTTCGCGTGGCTGTTGCAGCGCACGTCGAAGTACGTGATCACCGACCGCCGGCTGTACTTCAACATCGGGATCGTGCTGCGCGCGGACGCGAACGTGCCGTACACCAGCATCGAGGGGGTGGACCTGCTGCGCCACAAGGACGGCTCGGCGGACCTGATGGTGACGCTCGGCGAGTCGCAGGAGATCCCCTGGTTGTTGCTGTTCCCGCACATGTCGTGGCGGGGCGCGAAGCGGGGACGCCCGACCTTCCGCGGCCTGCGCGACGCCGATGCCGCCGCCACTGCGGTCGTGGGTGCGCTGCGCGCCTGCACCGCCGGCGGCGCGGATGCCGGCGCGACCGGAGCCACGGCGAATGCCGCACCGGTCGCTGCGCGGACCCACCTCACGGCAGCCACCCCGTCCCCCGCGTGA
- a CDS encoding phytoene/squalene synthase family protein, protein MVTFESLVCGNIVRRHARTFALASAFLPLTKRRGTYALYAFCRLADDAVDRAGPGDREAVRRNLAALRSQLDDAIAGGFAGPVMHETAWAIRRFGIPMAPVDELVNGVARDLDPTDYRDWPSLQAYCEGVASSVGELCTHVFGVIGGEANRERAIGFARTLGVAMQLTNILRDIGEDAGNGRCYLPDDALLSVGLTRDQVIARDVDVRSRAWREMMKHFVFSARALYREALPGIAMLAPDSQRCAQACAVGYAAILEAIEEAEYDSVSMRAHIGFRRKTRLMLSLYRHDPVALVAGATTTTRPAVA, encoded by the coding sequence ATGGTGACGTTCGAGAGTCTGGTGTGCGGCAACATCGTGCGGCGCCATGCGCGCACGTTCGCGCTCGCGAGCGCCTTCCTGCCGCTGACGAAGCGGCGCGGGACCTACGCGCTCTACGCCTTCTGCCGGCTGGCGGACGATGCCGTGGACCGCGCCGGTCCGGGCGATCGCGAGGCGGTGCGGCGGAACCTTGCCGCCCTGCGCAGCCAGCTCGACGACGCAATCGCGGGCGGCTTCGCCGGCCCCGTCATGCACGAGACGGCATGGGCCATCCGCCGCTTCGGCATCCCGATGGCCCCGGTGGATGAGCTGGTGAACGGCGTGGCGCGTGACCTGGACCCCACCGACTACCGCGACTGGCCGTCGCTGCAGGCCTATTGCGAGGGCGTCGCGAGCAGCGTGGGTGAGCTCTGCACCCACGTCTTCGGCGTGATCGGCGGCGAGGCGAACCGCGAGCGCGCGATCGGGTTCGCGCGCACGCTCGGCGTGGCGATGCAGCTCACCAACATCCTGCGCGACATCGGCGAGGATGCCGGCAACGGGCGGTGCTACCTCCCGGACGACGCGCTGCTGAGTGTCGGGCTCACGCGCGACCAGGTGATCGCGCGCGACGTGGACGTGCGCTCCCGCGCCTGGCGCGAGATGATGAAGCACTTCGTGTTCAGCGCACGCGCGCTGTACCGCGAGGCGCTGCCCGGCATCGCGATGCTGGCCCCGGACTCGCAGCGCTGCGCGCAGGCGTGCGCGGTGGGGTATGCGGCGATCCTCGAGGCGATCGAGGAGGCGGAGTACGACTCGGTGTCGATGCGCGCGCACATCGGCTTCCGCCGCAAGACGCGGCTGATGCTGTCACTCTACCGGCACGACCCGGTGGCCCTGGTGGCCGGCGCGACGACGACGACCCGGCCTGCGGTGGCGTAG
- a CDS encoding Ig-like domain-containing protein, with the protein MCRPRTAVAPLRCRLAAVLVALLATAGCRDNTGVDGARNVYQVSLRVTGRSLVLGDTQRVTLEIQDSALREIPLAELRGRVRFVTSDSTRATVSGDGLVAARALGAVEIGVMVDTLVRTREEFLVIIPPRRVTVIATGDGDADLAWQSTCLGTDRHRLPLPCAGADLPRCRVRAGRTVEPCSWDLTNDIRHILVGVRVIPDSSVTVTQVQQDGSVIPRRNYDGTGSLECLQGQCIIPQAALLRPDTIRLVVSRR; encoded by the coding sequence GTGTGCCGGCCGCGCACGGCCGTCGCGCCGCTGCGCTGCCGCCTGGCAGCGGTCCTCGTGGCGCTGCTCGCGACGGCGGGGTGCCGCGACAACACCGGCGTCGACGGCGCCAGGAACGTGTACCAGGTCTCCCTGCGCGTGACCGGCAGGAGCCTGGTGCTCGGCGACACGCAACGCGTCACGCTCGAGATCCAGGACAGTGCGTTGCGGGAGATTCCGCTCGCCGAGCTGCGGGGCAGGGTGCGATTCGTCACCAGCGACAGCACCCGTGCCACCGTGTCCGGCGACGGGCTCGTCGCGGCGCGCGCGCTCGGCGCGGTGGAGATCGGGGTCATGGTGGACACGCTCGTGCGCACACGCGAGGAGTTCCTGGTCATCATCCCGCCACGGCGGGTGACCGTCATCGCGACGGGTGACGGCGACGCGGATCTCGCCTGGCAGTCCACCTGCCTCGGCACGGACCGGCATCGCCTGCCGCTCCCGTGCGCCGGCGCGGACCTGCCGCGATGCCGCGTCCGCGCCGGCCGCACCGTCGAGCCCTGTTCCTGGGACCTGACCAACGACATTCGCCACATCCTCGTGGGTGTCCGGGTGATCCCGGATTCCTCGGTGACCGTGACACAGGTGCAGCAGGACGGGTCCGTCATCCCGCGCCGGAACTACGACGGGACCGGATCCCTCGAGTGCCTGCAGGGGCAGTGCATCATTCCACAGGCGGCGCTGCTGCGTCCCGATACGATCCGGCTCGTCGTCAGCCGGCGGTGA
- a CDS encoding photosynthetic reaction center cytochrome c subunit: MITRHSVRLGALLSVVLLGGCKGYPDMWKPGPKKIAQHGFRGVAMETNYDPNDIAKTAAYNQAPKPLPPAPPGGASGQYKNVQVLTDVGAAEFGRTMTAMSQWVAGNAGNCAYCHNTANFAADSNKGQPIYAKLVARMMLRMTRRINSDYTQHVAGTGVTCYTCHRGQPIPNGLWFYSNENQILRHYLDRDDIRVQSHMIEPSNGNRTAIRQTYNTYALMVGQSNALGVNCTYCHNSRAWTSWEESTPKRVVAYYGAAMLRDMNMNYLNPLQPVYPRSRLGEHGDAPKAQCITCHNGIYKPLYGAKMVKDYPALWGAPGWDNTLGPLDANGKALYDGAPLTTPVPTPVGAKLATAAPTMATPAAVPVGMGTTPAAAMPAAAPVPTATPNK, from the coding sequence ATGATCACTCGTCACTCCGTGCGTCTTGGCGCCCTGCTGTCGGTCGTGCTGCTGGGCGGGTGCAAGGGCTATCCCGACATGTGGAAGCCCGGGCCGAAGAAGATCGCGCAGCATGGCTTCCGCGGCGTCGCGATGGAGACGAACTACGACCCGAACGACATCGCGAAGACGGCCGCGTACAACCAGGCCCCGAAGCCGCTCCCGCCGGCACCACCGGGCGGGGCGTCCGGCCAGTACAAGAACGTGCAGGTGCTCACCGATGTCGGCGCCGCGGAGTTCGGGCGCACGATGACGGCGATGAGCCAGTGGGTGGCCGGCAACGCAGGCAACTGCGCCTACTGCCACAACACGGCGAACTTCGCGGCCGACTCCAACAAGGGGCAGCCGATCTACGCGAAGCTGGTCGCCCGCATGATGCTCCGCATGACGCGCCGCATCAACAGCGACTACACCCAGCACGTCGCCGGCACCGGCGTCACCTGCTACACCTGCCACCGCGGCCAGCCCATCCCGAACGGGCTCTGGTTCTACAGCAACGAGAACCAGATCCTCCGGCACTACCTGGATCGCGATGACATCCGCGTGCAGAGCCACATGATCGAGCCGAGCAACGGCAACCGGACCGCCATCCGCCAGACGTACAACACGTACGCCCTGATGGTCGGCCAGTCGAACGCACTCGGCGTCAACTGCACGTACTGCCACAACTCGCGGGCCTGGACGTCCTGGGAGGAGTCCACGCCGAAGCGCGTGGTCGCCTACTACGGAGCCGCCATGCTCCGCGACATGAACATGAACTACCTGAACCCGCTGCAGCCGGTGTACCCGCGCAGTCGCCTGGGCGAGCATGGTGATGCGCCCAAGGCCCAGTGCATCACGTGCCACAACGGCATCTACAAGCCGCTGTACGGCGCGAAGATGGTCAAGGACTACCCTGCCCTCTGGGGTGCCCCTGGCTGGGACAACACACTCGGCCCGCTCGATGCGAACGGGAAGGCGCTCTACGACGGCGCACCGCTCACGACGCCCGTGCCGACCCCGGTCGGTGCCAAGCTCGCGACGGCTGCGCCGACGATGGCGACTCCGGCAGCCGTTCCGGTCGGGATGGGAACCACACCCGCCGCTGCGATGCCCGCTGCGGCCCCGGTGCCCACCGCGACACCGAACAAGTAG